The Cyclopterus lumpus isolate fCycLum1 chromosome 6, fCycLum1.pri, whole genome shotgun sequence genome contains a region encoding:
- the dbx2 gene encoding homeobox protein DBX2, translated as MVSVQSCTRRNMAGSPPALPGFGNSGKSFLIDNLLQSQTPSVRPEWPAGGHLRRAACERPRRTWGCEHGAYQSQAHSPQQGKDLVGPLLPHSGVLSSVFLRSPQYLLACCGGSSPPPVFSKGANIRMWSADISPKSRRGILRRAVFSEEQRKELERTFRRQKYISKTDRNKLAADLNLKESQVKIWFQNRRMKWRNCKEKEVHNTRSPMDELMAQGLAQEEEEPSQKHSDSNNERSPPQKSSWDT; from the exons ATGGTCTCAGTTCAGAGCTGCACCAGGAGGAATATGGCTGGCTCTCCTCCTGCTTTACCCGGCTTCGGGAACTCTGGAAAGAGTTTTCTTATTGACAATCTGCTGCAGTCACAGACACCTTCCGTCCGTCCGGAATGGCCGGCAGGTGGACACCTGAGACGGGCGGCGTGTGAACGTCCGAGGAGAACCTGGGGCTGTGAGCATGGAGCCTATCAAAGCCAGGCCCACAGTCCCCAACAGGGGAAAGATTTAGTAGGACCGCTTCTGCCACACTCAG GTGTACTGAGCAGTGTTTTCCTGCGGAGCCCACAGTATCTGCTGGCATGCTGCGGTGGGTCCAGCCCCCCCCCTGTCTTCTCCA agGGAGCAAATATTCGAATGTGGTCTGCTGATATAAGTCCTAAGTCACGCAGAGGGATCCTTAGGAGGGCTGTGTTCTCTGAGGAACAACGGAAAGAGCTGGAGAGAACTTTTCGGAGACAGAAATACATCAGCAAGACAGACCGGAACAAGCTGGCAGCTGATCTCAACCTTAAGGAGTCTCAG GTAAAGATCTGGTTCCAGAACCGCCGAATGAAGTGGAGGAACTGTAAGGAAAAGGAAGTTCATAACACTCGCTCCCCGATGGATGAGCTCATGGCCCAAGGTCTCGctcaagaggaggaagaaccaTCGCAGAAACACTCTGACTCAAATAATGAGAGATCACCACCACAGAAGAGCTCCTGGGACACATGA
- the szl gene encoding sizzled: protein MAVFLTAALLTMACPSMAFDMSQSTRCVAIPNQMKVCKDVGYSEMRLPNFLGHSNLEGEVVPRSEDWRPLLQTGCHPQAQAFLCSIIAPVCLDTFIQPCRSLCVAVRDSCAPVLACQGHSWPEALDCDRFPAEQDICLSHHTKFNHFTKDLPKPACQNCPSVEEAPATKRVLDSFCQHDFAVTAKFHRRRQPMGEPEYDIEGRVEFIRQGPLLPYDTRHLLQQWLLINLRCANVLVRPGRSQLYVLTGSVQPDGTLALTFLFTWQKKDANITVATRKWKHHRC, encoded by the exons ATGGCTGTGTTCCTCACCGCGGCTCTCCTGACCATGGCGTGTCCCTCAATGGCGTTCGACATGAGCCAGTCCACTCGCTGCGTCGCCATCCCCAACCAGATGAAAGTCTGCAAGGATGTCGGATACTCTGAAATGCGGCTGCCGAACTTCTTGGGTCACAGCAACCTGGAAGGTGAGGTGGTGCCACGTTCAGAGGACTGGAGGCCTCTGCTGCAGACCGGCTGCCACCCTCAAGCCCAGGCCTTCCTCTGCTCCATCATAGCCCCCGTCTGTCTCGACAC ATTTATTCAACCATGCCGTAGTCTGTGTGTGGCAGTGAGGGATAGCTGTGCCCCGGTGCTCGCCTGCCAGGGTCACTCGTGGCCCGAGGCACTTGATTGCGACCGCTTTCCTGCTGAGCAAGACATCTGCCTTTCTCACCACACAAAGTTCAACCACTTTACCAAAG ACTTACCCAAACCTGCTTGCCAAAACTGCCCATCTGTGGAAGAGGCTCCTGCAACGAAAAGAGTCCTGGATAGTTTTTGCCAGCATGACTTTG ctGTTACTGCCAAGTTTCATCGCCGTCGACAACCAATGGGTGAGCCAGAGTACGACATCGAGGGCCGAGTTGAGTTCATCCGCCAGGGGCCTCTCCTGCCTTACGACACGCGACACCTCCTCCAGCAGTGGCTGCTCATCAACCTCCGCTGTGCCAATGTCCTCGTGCGCCCCGGTCGGTCTCAGCTCTACGTGCTGACCGGCTCTGTGCAGCCCGACGGTACCCTCGCTCTCACCTTTCTCTTCACGTGGCAAAAAAAGGACGCAAACATTACGGTGGCCACTCGCAAGTGGAAGCACCACAGATGTTGA